In the Hevea brasiliensis isolate MT/VB/25A 57/8 chromosome 8, ASM3005281v1, whole genome shotgun sequence genome, CCAACTCAGGTGGATGAAGCCTTGAAAATTCCTGAGTGGAGAGCTGCCATGGAGGAGGAGTTGAGGATGATTATGAAAAATGACAATTGGATTTTAGTTCCTAGACCAGCAAGCAAACATGTAATAGGAACTGAGTGGGTCTTCAAATTGAAATTGAATTCTGATGGCTCCATCAATAAGCACAAAGCAAGTATGTTGTCAAAGGCTATGCTCAGCAGCAAGGGATCGATTTCACTGAAACTTTTGCACCAGTTGCATGTTTTGACACTATCGGATTGATTCTTGTTTTAGCAGCAAGTGAAGGTTGGGATGTCTTTCAATTAGATGTGAAATCTGCTTTCTTGAATGGTTCTTTGACGGAGGAAGTGTATATTGGTCACCAAGCTAGATATTATGTTTGCCACCAGTTTATTGTCGAGGTTCATGAATTCACTAACTGAGAACCATCTTGTAGTAGCCAAACGAGTCATAAGATATGTGCAAGGGACTGTTGGCTTTGGTTTGTTTTACAGGAGGTCCACCAATGTAAAGTTATTGGGTTTCTTTGATAGTGATTGGGCTGGTTCACTAGAAGATGTGAAGAGTACAACTGGTTTTTGTTTCTCAATTGGTTCTGCTGTCATCTGCTGGGGAATGAGAAAGCAAGCTTCAGTTGCTCAATTAACTGCCGAGACAGAGTATGTTACAGCATCTGCTGTTGTTAACCAAGCAATTTGGTTGAGGAAGATTTTAGCTGATCTGAATTTTCATCAAAATAGTCCAACTGAGATACTTTGTGACAGCAAATCAGCGGTTGCCATGGTAAAGAATCCAGTCTTCCATGGCAAAACCAAACATATCAAGATCAAATATCATGCAATTCGTGAGGCagagaaagaaaatgaagtactGATTATCCACTGCAATTCTGAAGATCAAACAACTGATATTTTCACCAAAGCATTGTAGAAGTTGAGGTTTGAATTCCTTAGGCTTCGGCTTGGTGTGTACTCCAACACTTGTATCAAGGAGGAGTGTTGAAGCTGCTGCTGTCTCTGTTTTATTAAAGTTGATGCAAGTTTTGTTGCTGGATTTCTTTTTGACTAGTTTTACTGATGCAAATGATGTTGCTGTCTGAAAATATATTGCTAGATGATGTTTAGATATTTTGTTGCATTTTGTTATTCAACAAATCTTTTATTAGGTGGAGTGGTTGTAAAGGAATGGAGAAGCTTATTTTGGGGCTTTAGTTTGGATGACAAACTTCCTTAATTTATGGGAGTTTGGTTAATAAATTTAAGTAATATCCATGTATAAATATTCTTCAAATAAGTAACAGATGAATTTGCTCTCCATTTTCTTGTATAATTGCTAAGttatctctccctctctcttgtaAATTTTTGCTCTTTCTCCAACACTTCTTCACTTGAGAAATAAAGCCTATTGCTGTCCTGCCTAGGGACAGTCTAATTGCTTTTTTCTTTCAGTTTTTTGATTTAATAATTGAAATTAGTCCTGCTATATcattttcaatttattagttTTACTTGTTTATTGATAATTGAGCTCTACTCTATAGTTACTTTGTGGAAACTTCTCTCTCTGAATATATTAAAAACTTGACATGCTAGGCATTCGGCTGGTTCTCTTGTAGCTGTTGAATCATATTTTGAGGCTCCAGAACGAATTGCAGCTCTAATCCTTGTTGCCCCTGCAATATTTGCCCCTCGACCTTTTTATAGGGTTGCTGAAGGAAATGAGGGAGGAAGAGATACCCAGACTGAAGGGGATGGATCAAATTCAAATGGTTTCAAAAAACAATTTATCAAGCTTTCTGTGATTTTATTGAAGTTAACAACATGCATTATTCAGGCAATAACGCAAATGCTTAAGGGAATGGCGGATATGCTTAATTCTTTGTATAAGAAAGTGTTGTCAGCCATTTTGCGCTCTGATTTCGGCGTAATGCTGGTACTGAATTTCTTTGCCAAAGATCTCTTGCTATTTGATTTACATTATTTCTAAACTTGGCTGATTCAGTTCATCCTTTAGGCTTATGAAGTTGAAATATCAAAATATTGattatccttgaaaattttaaTTCAGCGTTTGTGGTTAGGCATCCTTAACCATTGTTGTTCATCTTCTCTAAGCTGTTATCTTCAAAATGGGGATTTCTCACGCCAAGTTCACGAGTTATGTTCATTAACATAAATTTATTTGTAGGGGTGAGGCCATCTATAAGGACAAATGTGATTGCTGTTAGCGTCCTCCTTTTATATGCGACCACTGCtcaatatatatgttttattggaACAGAATATAGCTAATAATGCCAATTTTAAACTATATTTGTCCTTGTATATAGGAcatgctttgattatcttcaataTCTATTTAATGATGACTTGCCTATGTGATTATCAGATAAGGATGTTAATTGATAAATTTGGTACAGCGGCAGTAAGGTTTGCTTGGTACGACTCAAAGCAAGTCAGTGAACATGTTCTAGATGGTTATACAAAGGTACTCTAGTTTGGCTTTCCTTGTTCTTATTGTCTTTCAAAATGTAGAACGAAATACTGAATCATGTGACAGCGTAAATGGAAATCATTTGTCGTTTACCTGCATATTGTTTACTTGGACATTACCTATATAAATGCAGCCATTGAGGGCTAAGGGATGGGACAAGGCTCTTGCAGAATTCACTGCAGCAACACTTGCATACTCAGAGTCTGGTTCAAAGCCGCAACTGTCAAAAAGACTTCACGAAATCTCATGTCCTGGTAATACTATTTTGTGCCCACTTAAAATTAACATTTGGATAATTGCCTACTTTTGAAGTCTTCTATTGCTAAGTCAGAGCCAAAAATGCAGTCGGTGAGTTAAAGGTTTTTTAGATGGATTGGCACTATTTAAGGTTCCAATGGATAAGGTAGCCTGGCCTCTAATCAGGATTGTGTAAACTTTAAAGGCTGCCTGGATGACTGGAGATGGGGTGGGAAGTACATTAATAGGACCATAAGAGAATGCCTTTGAATAGGAATTTCTCAACCTGGAGAAATTTCTAAGTTCAACTTTCCTAATTGATTGCTAATCAGTTCAGTTTTCTGGCATCAGTATTTAATTCCTGAATCCTAGTATCGGACGTCTGTCCTTATATTGAGTTTTAACTGCTAGAAGAATGTAATGGTGATCCTTGTCATTTCTTGATCTCATCCCAGTTCTGATTGTCACTGGTGATAGTGATCGAATTGTTCCCTCTTGGAATGCTAAGAGACTTGCACAAGCTATACCTGGATCTTGCCTCCAAGTAATTAAGCATTGTGGCCATCTGCCTCATGAAGAGAAGGTGGAAGAGTTTGTTTCAGTTGTTGAGATGTTTCTGAAAAGAGCTTTTGGTGATTTTGAGGAACCATCTTTGCAAGCCGTGATTTAAAAGCCCATTCATTGAAGAGTAATGCTTGTACATATAACAGCCGAATGCTTTGATTATTGTTGCTTTATAGTGAttgtatgtttattttatttatgtgaAAACGGCAATAAGCTGCATTTCTTAGCAATAAAACAATAAGAAAAATTCATATTCTCTAAAAAAAATTCATGCGTTAACCCTATCTAGTATACTGAAGATAAGTCTACAATAAGAGTCCAGCATTGCTCACAAACATCATTTTTATACTCCCAGATCATGAACAGAGCGGTTGCTCCAACAAATCAAGAAATTGAGAGGAGGAAAAGATCTCTTCCATGATTCCAAATCTCCAACCCTAAAAGCCTCTAAAAGAGTAGTTAGTGAGCTGAAGCATCTTCTAACTTCCTTGCTTGGATCTTGTAAAGCCATCCCAGAAAGAGCAAGAATGAATTTCACCATAGGAAGAAGAAACGACATAAAAGCGACGGCGAAAACTCAGATTTTGTTAAAGAACCCACATCTAATACAAAATATATTGAAAATGAACACAATGTTTTTCACCACATACTAGCTAAGACTTGGCTTATATACAGTATTTTTcagatttcttttctttccttttagagCACTGAAATTGATCAATTATATGTGCGCATTAAACATGGTGTTCAATCCTAGTATTTTATTTGCTTGGCTTGATTCTCATCCGTGATGGTGGAAATTATGGGATAATCAAATCAAATGTCTTGAGCATTTCAACATACTAAATGTAATTGTACCTCACTTGTATCAAAAAGGAGGGTCTGTTGATATTGTAAGACTAGGATCTGGTAAGCTTGCCGGAATATCAAATCCTGACATGAAGTCATCGCCAAAAATCACAGCACCTGCAGCCAGAGCCCCAGCACCAACTCCCATTGCTAAACCAGGTCTGGCACCCAGTCCAGGTGCTGCTGCAGATGATGGCATATTAATGTAGTCTGAATTTGGAAGAAAAGTGGGTACATAGCCAACGTTAGAaggcggtggtggtggtggaggagGCGTGCGTGGTGGATGATAGCTGGGTCCAGCTGCTGGGGGGTAACTTGGTCCACCCATGGATGGATTGGAATAATTTGCACGATAAGGCGATGGATGAGCATATGAAAAATTTGATGATTGATTTTCTTCAGAAGACAGTGCAATGTTGCCACCATTATCCATCAGCACAATCCCTCCTTCATTGCCTATAAAagcaaaaatattaaattttaagtcGACTAATAGAAGGTGATCCATGGTCCATATTGGTTGTCTATaataatgtcaaattaaaaaaagGGGAAGGAAACTTAACTACACGGAAAATATTCAATAAAATATGCTGATGAAAATTCAGTTGGGCAAGTTAAAGATCCGTCCCATAAATACCTGCGTATGAACTTGGCTCTCCCCTGTCCTCTGAGACACGAATAGAAATATCTATAAACCCTTGTGGTTTGCCGGAATTTCTTTTGCGCAGTTGGTAGCTCCCCACTTCTTCTTTTCCTGGCCTTGAGGCCTCTGAGCTTTTGCTATACTTGGCCAAGAATTCTTTCAGGAGGACAGTTGCAGTGCCTTGAAGTCTTTCTCTGAGGAAAATGGGCTCTCTGCTGTATACCTCAACATGTAGTGCCATATCTTGAAAGTTTGCATCATCAACCAAGGTAGCAAACTTGGTTTTCCATATGGGATTTGCGTTCCCAGAGGCATCGATCTTGGTGCAATATTTGTTGTTAGGATCAATCCAACCAACGGCAAACCACTGAAGTTTCCAGAGGGAGGAAGTATGTCGGAGCCCACGAGCAGATATGAAGCAAACTTCAACCCAAATTTTGCCCATACTAAACAGCTGAAAATTAGGAGATGGTTAGGGAACCTGTCCTGTGTAAGGATTTTCTTGACAAAGTTGGAATGGAAAGTTAAAACTATTTGGCGTTATCCATAAGGCTACTTTACTTTTATGGAGAGCAAATTCTTGCACCTAAGCACAATTATGGGATAACATGATG is a window encoding:
- the LOC110657634 gene encoding uncharacterized protein LOC110657634 isoform X1, whose protein sequence is MKGIVFQQPAFLSHYYNVSDGKISRNNGNTLSFPDWLGGFSLRYPKVSSNRFLPHSRAAAAASSSAAPGSGCDPWLEPKTQQRKKKIAGVDQDELLDPKLLADPDSCFCEFEGVHIHHKVYTAESQMNALSQLPYSTSHKIGLPIILLHGFGASVFSWSRVMKRLAEVTASKVLAFDRPAFGLTSRVDSFMHSSLGTEDTKPLNLYSMAFSVLATLQFIDLLEAEKAILVGHSAGSLVAVESYFEAPERIAALILVAPAIFAPRPFYRVAEGNEGGRDTQTEGDGSNSNGFKKQFIKLSVILLKLTTCIIQAITQMLKGMADMLNSLYKKVLSAILRSDFGVMLIRMLIDKFGTAAVRFAWYDSKQVSEHVLDGYTKPLRAKGWDKALAEFTAATLAYSESGSKPQLSKRLHEISCPVLIVTGDSDRIVPSWNAKRLAQAIPGSCLQVIKHCGHLPHEEKVEEFVSVVEMFLKRAFGDFEEPSLQAVI
- the LOC110657636 gene encoding uncharacterized protein LOC110657636: MGKIWVEVCFISARGLRHTSSLWKLQWFAVGWIDPNNKYCTKIDASGNANPIWKTKFATLVDDANFQDMALHVEVYSREPIFLRERLQGTATVLLKEFLAKYSKSSEASRPGKEEVGSYQLRKRNSGKPQGFIDISIRVSEDRGEPSSYAGNEGGIVLMDNGGNIALSSEENQSSNFSYAHPSPYRANYSNPSMGGPSYPPAAGPSYHPPRTPPPPPPPPSNVGYVPTFLPNSDYINMPSSAAAPGLGARPGLAMGVGAGALAAGAVIFGDDFMSGFDIPASLPDPSLTISTDPPF